GTGATGTATTAAACATGACTATCTTTTCAAAACCATTCCCAAAGTCTACCCCCTGCTGTGCATCAATATCACAAAACTGAATCATGCCCTTTATGCCGGCTACTGCTGTTGTTGTTCCACTATAATAGAATTCCAGACGAGTCTGTAGATAATCCGTTCCCATAACTGTGATTCCGATTTTAGACTTTCCAAATCCTATATAAGGTGCTTTTAAATCTTTATTCGCCAACTGCTTTCTGACAGCTGCTCCTGGAAATTTATATCCTGTAACGGTCATCTTCATATCTATGGCATACGTTCTCTTAGAACCATAATCATACCAGGTTCCTACATTAGTATAGATCGCATATGGATTCTCACTGCATTTATCAAGATTAAATACTTTAGACACAATACGCCCATCTTTTACCGCATCATATACATCACCAAATTGCTTCTCAGGTCCTTTCTTTACCGTTGCAAAAGAAACTCCCCCACCATTGCCTCCACCTACAGTAACCGTAGTTTTACTTGTAAAACGAGGGGTAAAATTGTATTGCTTCCCATTAGAATAACTTTCATAAATATATTTAGAAGCAACATTAGCATCCGCAACTACTGCAAGATTACCTCCAGAAGCTGCATTTACCTTCTTACTGTTTTTTTGTAACAGAAAATAATGACTTGTAATATCCGGCATAGTCACCGAATGATTCGTATCTGGGCGCACAGTTCTAAGCGTATATCCACTTACTCTTTCTAATTGCTCCCTCTCTTCTTCCTCCTTCGATTGCTGACTTTCTGTCGCTTCCTGTACTTGTTCGGGTTCCTTCGCATCTTTTATTGAAATATCTTCAATATCTTCTTCCTTCTCTGTCTGGCTTTCTGCTTTCTTCTCTGTCATCTCCTGTTCTTCTGGTATCACCTCATTCTTTTCTTCCTGTATTCTTACGGTATTATTTATAACATCCTCCTTATCTTTCTCTTCTTTTTTATCTTCTTTCTTATCTTCTTTATCCTTATAGTCCGATGAATCTTTTTCCTGATCTCTTTCTTCCTGACTCTTCTCTTCCTTTATTATCGTACTTTCTTCCTGGCTTTTCATCTGGTAGAAATCGTTAACTCTTACTGTACCTGTACCGGCAGCCTGACTGATCTGTATATTCGTAAATAAAATAGCTGTCACCAGTATAAATAAGAGTATCTGCTTTAACACTCTTCGCACGTTCTAACCTCCTGAAAATCATATATTCCTATCTATGAAAATATCTTTATATCATCTATCCCCCTTTCTTATCTAGGAATTTTTTTCCATTTTATTTTATCATCCTTTTTATTTTATGTCAATATTTTACTTTAATGTTTTATTTTAACTTGTTCAGAGATGAGGGAGGGGATAGATGAGAGATAAAAAAACACAGTATTGCAGGGATAAAAAAGGAGCAGGTAAAATGTCAAACTGCATTTTTACCTGCTCCATTATTACTATATCTGCAATGCTATGCTTTTATCGATCGATCATACTGATTGATTCAATAGCTACGATACCTCCACGAACTACTTCCACATGGTCAAACTTCCTTGTTAAAAGTGCGATAAGGTCATTATTTCTTCCTTCTGTATTGACACTCTCAAGTAATACACTATTAATGCCATAATCAATTGCTTTTGCTCCAAATACCTGTGATATACGGAAAATCTCACCTTTTTCAAATTCAGAACATTCATGTATCTTTACAAAAAGAATCTCCTTCATATGAGTCGGTGCATCAGTAATATCATTTAACTTAATTACTTCTACACAACGGTTTAACTGCTTCTTAATCTGTTCAAAAGTTGCATCATCCGAAGACAGACCGATTGTCATTCTTGATACAGTAGGGTCTTCTGTAACGCCTACAGTAATACTGGAAATGTTATAGGACTTTCCTGACATCATTCCTGAGATACGTGCCAAAACACCAATTCTATTCTCCACATACAGAGATACCCATCTTTTTTTCTTTTCTGTATTTATCTCTCTCATCTCTGTATCCTCCTATAACATAATGTCTTCAAAACTTGCTCCACCTTTGATCATCGGCATAACCAATTCATCCGGAGCTACCATACATTCTACAATAACCGGCTTCTTATTCTTTTCCGCATAATCTCTCGCTTCAAGAATCGTATCTCTTAACTGCTCATCCTCTGTGACAAAATATCCTTTTGTACCGTAAGCCTCTGCCATCTTCACAAAATCAGGAACATATTCCGGGCATACCCAGCCTGGTGTACCACACTTACCCTTACATGACTTATGATAACGCAGACAGGTGATCGTATAACGCTTTTTAAAGAACAATTCCTGCATCTGACGAACCATTCCAAGTCGATTATTATTAAATACTATATTAACTAACGGAAGTTCCTGACATACTGCTGTTGCAAGCTCCTGCATATTCATCTGGAATCCGCCGTCTCCGCTGATTGATACGATTGACTTTTCAGGACATCCGATCTGTGCACCTACGGCGGAAGGAAGACCAAATCCCATCGTGCCGAGTCCTCCGCTTTGTACCAGCCTATGTGTAGCATCTAACTTCAGATACTGAGATGCCCACATCTGATGCTGTCCTACGTCACTGGTAAATACCGTATCTCTATCTGCATATACTTCATTCAATGTCTCAATAATGCGCTGTGGATTCACTCCATCTTTCACTTCCATCTGAAGTGGATATTCTTTATCCCAGCCCTGTATCTCATCAAGCCACTCTTTATGCTCCATAGGCTCTGTATGTTCTAATATCTTTAAAATAGCTGCCTTCGCATCAGCAACAATAGGAATATCTACGGTTACATTTCTTGAAATTGCTGCTGATTCAATATCAATATGTACAATCTTCGCATTCGGTGCAAACTTCTTAATCTCACCTGTTACTCGATCATTAAAACGACATCCGATCGAGAACATCAGATCACACTCATCTGCTGTCTTATTCGCCGCATAAGAGCCATGCATTCCGATATTACCGATATACAATGGATGTTCTGTAGATATCGCACCTCTTCCCATGACCGTTGTAATTACCGGTGCATCTATCTTTTCCGCAAGCTTTGTCATCTCCCGCTGTGCATGTGCAAGATTCACACCTCCACCAATTAAAAACATTGGCTTTTTCGCCTCTTCTAACAGCGTTATTGCCTTTTTAAGCTGTCCTACATGTACCCCTTTATTCGGCTTATATCCGCGGATATTCACTTCGGTCGGATAAGAGGTCGACCCAAGTTCTGCCATAACGTCTGTTGGCAGGTCTACGAGAACCGGTCCTGGCTTTCCAGATCTTGCAATGTAAAAAGCTTCTTTAATGCGCTGTGCCAGCATCTCTCTGTCACGAACCATAATAACAAACTTCGCGATATTTCTTGTCACACCAATAATATCAACTTCCTGAAATGCATCATTACCTATTAAATGTTCTGGAACCTGTCCTGTAAAACATACTAATGGAATACTATCATAATTGGCTGTAGCAATTCCAGTTACCAGATTCGTTGCACCCGGACCACTGGTTACCAGACATACACCAACCTTGCCGGTCGCTCTGGCATAACCATCTGCTGCATGAATCAGACCCTGCTCATGTCTTGGCAATACAAGATCAATACCATGACAATCATGGAGTGCGTCTAGAAGATTGACGACCATGCCACCTGGATATGCGAAAATCGTATCCACGCCTTCTTTTTTCATTGCGGTTACAAACAGGTCATTTCCCGAAACCTTCATTCTTACTTCACTCCTTCTTTTCTCATTCATTTTCATTATTATTAATTGTCTTTGGTTATAACTTTTAGAAAATTTACATTCAAAAGTTAATAATCTTTTTTATGATATACCAAATACTTTCCTTTTGTCAATAGTATGTCTATGTATACAATTCTGTCTGGTGAACCGGGCGCAAAACAATGCTTACTGTCTGTTATAGTTGATCAGGCAGCCTTTGAGAATGATTTCTCTCTCGTCGTCTGTTAATTCTCCCATTTTCAATACAAATGGAACAAGACTTCCATCTTTTACAACATACGCTTCAAATTCAGATGCTTTTGCCTCTACTGCTTTTCTTACATCTGGAAGGAAAATGTAATCTCCATTCATAAATGGTAAGTCACCTTTTTCAATGAGGAATGGAAGCATACCCCAGTTGATAAGATTGGAACGATAACGCTTTGTTGCATATTCGTTTGCAATGTTAGCCCATCCTCCTAATACTTTCTGGCAGGATGCCGCCTGTTCTCTGGCAGAACCATCTCCTGGTTTTACCGCAAAGATTGTACTTCCGATTCCGATATTTTCATTAGTAATCTCTGCATACTTTGTATGGATCGCATCGATAACCGGTGCTAATTCTGTCAGTGCCTCTGCAGGATTCTTATCTGCTTCTACTGCTTCCTGCGCTGCTCTTACTTCTTTTGCACGTCCTACATACGCAGGATCTTTTCTTGAAAGAGTAAATTCTGCAAGTCCAAGTG
This Anaerobutyricum hallii DNA region includes the following protein-coding sequences:
- the ilvN gene encoding acetolactate synthase small subunit, giving the protein MREINTEKKKRWVSLYVENRIGVLARISGMMSGKSYNISSITVGVTEDPTVSRMTIGLSSDDATFEQIKKQLNRCVEVIKLNDITDAPTHMKEILFVKIHECSEFEKGEIFRISQVFGAKAIDYGINSVLLESVNTEGRNNDLIALLTRKFDHVEVVRGGIVAIESISMIDR
- the ilvB gene encoding biosynthetic-type acetolactate synthase large subunit yields the protein MKVSGNDLFVTAMKKEGVDTIFAYPGGMVVNLLDALHDCHGIDLVLPRHEQGLIHAADGYARATGKVGVCLVTSGPGATNLVTGIATANYDSIPLVCFTGQVPEHLIGNDAFQEVDIIGVTRNIAKFVIMVRDREMLAQRIKEAFYIARSGKPGPVLVDLPTDVMAELGSTSYPTEVNIRGYKPNKGVHVGQLKKAITLLEEAKKPMFLIGGGVNLAHAQREMTKLAEKIDAPVITTVMGRGAISTEHPLYIGNIGMHGSYAANKTADECDLMFSIGCRFNDRVTGEIKKFAPNAKIVHIDIESAAISRNVTVDIPIVADAKAAILKILEHTEPMEHKEWLDEIQGWDKEYPLQMEVKDGVNPQRIIETLNEVYADRDTVFTSDVGQHQMWASQYLKLDATHRLVQSGGLGTMGFGLPSAVGAQIGCPEKSIVSISGDGGFQMNMQELATAVCQELPLVNIVFNNNRLGMVRQMQELFFKKRYTITCLRYHKSCKGKCGTPGWVCPEYVPDFVKMAEAYGTKGYFVTEDEQLRDTILEARDYAEKNKKPVIVECMVAPDELVMPMIKGGASFEDIML